One genomic segment of Erysipelotrichaceae bacterium 66202529 includes these proteins:
- a CDS encoding site-specific DNA-methyltransferase — protein MRIETDKIYCGDSLQVLQTLPDNCLDCCVTSPPYYALRDYGTDGQIGREATPEEYVSRITAVFHEVKRVLTPEGTCWLNIADTYCGTGSKADHQDPKYPKGRNGQQVAVNHRAPGCKPKDLIGIPWLVALALRGDGWYLRSSIIWHKGNAMPESTRDRPTRCYEYVFLLTKSKKYYYDWQAVAEPIAPTTAVRLKSGVGKGNKYAATVPGQNQPQKINRPRRKGAYTDEMISPVRSRRNVWQINTASYRGGHFAAFPPKLAETCILSGCPVGGIVLDPFLGSGTTAAAAKSLSRRYVGIEINPEYCTLAKQRIGGDEH, from the coding sequence ATGAGGATAGAAACGGATAAAATCTATTGCGGCGACAGCTTGCAGGTGCTTCAAACCTTGCCGGATAACTGTTTGGATTGTTGCGTAACGTCCCCGCCCTACTATGCTTTGCGCGATTACGGCACAGACGGGCAGATCGGGCGGGAAGCAACGCCGGAGGAATATGTTTCCCGCATTACGGCGGTTTTCCATGAGGTAAAGCGGGTGCTTACGCCGGAGGGTACTTGTTGGCTGAATATCGCGGACACTTATTGCGGCACAGGCAGCAAAGCCGACCACCAAGACCCGAAATACCCCAAAGGCAGGAACGGGCAGCAAGTGGCGGTAAACCACCGCGCCCCCGGCTGCAAGCCGAAAGACCTAATCGGTATTCCGTGGCTTGTAGCCCTTGCCTTGCGGGGCGACGGTTGGTATTTGCGCAGTTCTATCATTTGGCACAAGGGAAACGCCATGCCGGAAAGCACGCGGGACAGACCGACGCGCTGCTATGAATATGTGTTTCTGCTTACCAAGTCAAAGAAATATTACTATGATTGGCAAGCAGTAGCCGAGCCGATAGCCCCCACAACGGCGGTACGGCTGAAAAGCGGAGTTGGGAAAGGCAACAAATATGCCGCTACCGTTCCGGGGCAAAACCAGCCGCAGAAAATCAACCGTCCCCGCAGGAAAGGCGCATACACCGACGAAATGATTTCCCCCGTCCGCAGCCGCCGCAACGTTTGGCAGATCAACACAGCTTCCTATCGCGGCGGGCATTTTGCAGCGTTCCCGCCCAAACTTGCGGAAACGTGCATTTTGTCGGGCTGTCCTGTCGGCGGGATTGTGCTTGACCCGTTTTTAGGCAGCGGCACGACCGCAGCGGCGGCAAAAAGCCTTTCCCGCCGCTATGTGGGTATAGAGATCAACCCCGAATACTGCACCCTTGCAAAACAGCGTATTGGAGGTGATGAACATTGA
- a CDS encoding conjugal transfer protein TraE has protein sequence MSKEKKNTQNEKRKLSRQERKQIDTLIRQAKGDGKPHTAQDSIPFERMYKDGICRLANGRYSKCIEFEDINYQLAQPDDKTAIFEALCDMYNSFDASISVQLSLISRHANKDDFKNSITIAPQNDDFDSIRAEYTEMLRTQLERGNNGLIKTKFLTFTVEAKDIRSARARLARIETDTLNHFKVIGAAARVLDGKQRLEVLHGIFHPDGERFNFAWEWLPASGLSVKDFIAPSSFRFGDGRMFQMGGKFGAVSFLQIVAPELSDRMLADFMDAENGIIVNLHIQSIDHNEAIKTIKRKITDLDRMKIEEQKKAIRSGYDMDIIPSDLATYGGEAKNLLRDLQSRNERMFLLTLLVLNLADTKQKLDNEVFGAAAIAQKYNCILTRLDYRQEQGLMSSIPLGENLIHIQRGLTTSSTAVFVPFTVQELFQSGEALYYGLNALSNNMILCDRKKLKNPNGLILGTPGSGKSFSAKREITNAFLITADDIIICDPEAEYYPLVGRLKGQVIKVSQNSTQYINPMDINLNYSEGDTPIALKSDFILSFCELIMGGKNGLEAVEKTLIDRAVISVYRNYLADPKPENMPILGDLYDEIKKQPEKEAQRIAAALELYVNGSLNIFNHRTNVDIHNRLVCFDIKELGTQLKKVGMLIVQDQVWNRVTVNRSEGKATRYYIDEFHLLLKEEQTAAYSVEIWKRFRKWGGIPTGITQNVKDLLTSREVSNVFENSDFVYMLNQAQGDREILAKQLNISQQQMTYVTHSEAGEGLIFYGNVILPFIDRFPKDTELYRVMTTKPGEVSA, from the coding sequence TTGTCAAAGGAAAAGAAAAACACCCAAAACGAAAAGCGTAAACTTTCCCGACAGGAAAGAAAACAGATAGATACCCTTATCCGACAGGCAAAGGGCGACGGGAAGCCCCATACGGCGCAGGACAGCATACCGTTTGAGCGAATGTATAAGGACGGGATTTGCCGCCTTGCAAACGGGCGGTATTCCAAGTGCATTGAGTTTGAGGATATAAATTATCAGCTTGCGCAGCCGGACGACAAAACCGCCATTTTTGAAGCCCTTTGCGATATGTATAACTCGTTCGACGCTTCTATCAGCGTGCAGCTTTCCCTAATCAGCCGCCATGCGAACAAGGACGATTTTAAGAACAGTATCACGATTGCACCGCAGAATGACGACTTCGACAGTATCAGAGCAGAATACACCGAAATGCTTAGGACGCAGCTTGAACGCGGAAACAACGGGCTTATCAAAACCAAGTTTCTCACCTTTACCGTTGAAGCAAAGGACATTAGATCGGCGCGGGCGCGTCTTGCCCGCATTGAAACGGACACCCTCAACCATTTTAAGGTGATCGGCGCGGCGGCGCGGGTATTGGACGGGAAACAGCGTCTTGAAGTGCTGCATGGGATTTTTCACCCGGACGGGGAACGCTTTAACTTTGCGTGGGAATGGCTACCCGCAAGCGGGCTTTCCGTCAAGGACTTTATCGCCCCGTCCTCTTTCCGATTTGGCGACGGGCGAATGTTTCAAATGGGCGGCAAGTTTGGTGCGGTTTCCTTTTTGCAGATCGTCGCGCCGGAACTCTCCGACCGTATGCTTGCCGACTTCATGGACGCGGAAAACGGGATTATCGTCAATCTGCACATTCAGAGTATCGACCACAACGAAGCAATCAAGACGATTAAGCGCAAGATCACCGACCTTGACCGCATGAAGATTGAAGAACAAAAGAAAGCAATCCGCAGCGGTTATGACATGGATATTATTCCGTCCGACCTTGCCACCTACGGCGGGGAAGCAAAAAACCTACTCCGCGATTTGCAGAGCCGCAACGAAAGAATGTTTCTGCTCACGCTGCTTGTCTTAAACCTTGCAGATACCAAGCAGAAATTGGATAACGAAGTATTTGGGGCGGCGGCAATCGCACAGAAATACAACTGCATTTTGACCCGCCTTGACTACCGGCAGGAACAGGGGCTTATGTCCTCTATCCCGTTGGGGGAAAACCTTATCCATATCCAGCGCGGCTTGACGACCAGCAGCACCGCCGTTTTCGTTCCCTTTACGGTGCAAGAGCTGTTCCAAAGCGGCGAAGCATTGTATTACGGCTTAAACGCCCTTTCCAACAACATGATTTTGTGCGACCGAAAGAAGCTGAAAAACCCCAACGGCTTGATACTCGGCACACCGGGCAGCGGCAAAAGTTTTTCTGCAAAACGCGAAATCACAAACGCTTTTCTTATTACGGCAGATGATATTATCATTTGCGACCCCGAAGCCGAATATTACCCCCTTGTCGGACGTTTGAAAGGACAGGTTATCAAGGTTTCGCAGAACAGCACGCAGTACATTAACCCTATGGATATTAACCTCAATTACAGCGAGGGCGACACGCCCATAGCCTTAAAGAGCGATTTTATCCTTTCCTTTTGTGAGTTGATTATGGGCGGTAAAAACGGGCTGGAAGCTGTTGAAAAGACCTTGATTGACCGCGCTGTTATCAGCGTGTACCGCAACTACCTTGCCGACCCGAAGCCTGAAAATATGCCGATTTTGGGCGACCTCTACGACGAAATCAAGAAGCAGCCGGAAAAGGAAGCGCAGCGTATCGCGGCGGCATTGGAACTCTATGTAAACGGCAGCTTGAACATTTTTAACCACAGGACAAACGTTGACATTCATAATCGCCTTGTCTGCTTTGATATTAAGGAACTCGGTACGCAGCTTAAAAAAGTCGGTATGCTTATCGTCCAAGACCAAGTATGGAACAGAGTAACGGTAAACCGCAGCGAGGGCAAGGCGACGCGGTATTACATCGACGAGTTTCATTTGCTCTTGAAAGAGGAACAGACCGCCGCCTATTCCGTCGAGATTTGGAAGCGTTTTCGCAAGTGGGGCGGTATTCCGACAGGTATCACGCAGAACGTCAAAGACCTTTTGACGAGCAGAGAAGTTTCAAACGTTTTTGAAAACAGCGATTTTGTCTATATGCTCAACCAAGCCCAGGGCGACCGGGAAATCCTTGCCAAGCAGCTTAACATTTCGCAGCAGCAAATGACCTATGTAACCCATTCCGAAGCGGGCGAGGGACTTATCTTCTATGGCAACGTGATTTTGCCCTTTATTGACCGTTTCCCGAAAGATACGGAACTCTACCGCGTAATGACGACCAAGCCCGGCGAGGTGTCGGCATGA
- a CDS encoding PrgI family protein: MAYVTVPKDLTKIKSKVMFNLTKRQLICFSAAVAIGLPLFFLVKGSVGTSAAALCMVLAMLPMFLLAMYEKNGQPLEVIIRQFVEVKFLRPKERPYQTNNFYAALARQEQLDKEVRAIVKGKEKHPKRKA, from the coding sequence ATGGCGTATGTAACCGTCCCAAAGGACTTAACAAAAATCAAAAGCAAGGTAATGTTCAACCTTACGAAACGACAGCTAATTTGTTTCAGCGCGGCGGTGGCAATCGGACTGCCGCTGTTCTTTTTGGTAAAAGGCAGCGTTGGAACGAGCGCAGCGGCATTGTGCATGGTGCTTGCCATGCTGCCTATGTTTTTGCTTGCCATGTACGAGAAAAACGGGCAACCGCTGGAAGTGATTATTCGGCAATTTGTGGAAGTGAAGTTTCTTCGCCCCAAAGAGCGACCTTATCAGACCAACAATTTTTATGCCGCCCTTGCGCGGCAAGAGCAATTAGATAAGGAGGTACGGGCGATTGTCAAAGGAAAAGAAAAACACCCAAAACGAAAAGCGTAA
- a CDS encoding radical SAM protein encodes MKLSAYHKAKGHTVEWWNAKGRYDLVYKSRVFTDTYSKDTITVTNAEQVIFGGTGYDTKNRLPPEVEHSYPDYSIYPQFFGIAYGFLSRGCPRNCGFCIVSGKEGRKSVKVADLSEFWKWQPEIKIMDANLLACPDHENLIEQLIRSRAWVDFSQGLDIRLVNRDNVSLLNRVRIKAVHFAWDNPDEDLTGYFQRFLDLTAIKSSRQRRVYVLTNYGSTHEQDLYRVNTLRAMGFDPYVMIYERPTAPPVTRHLQRWVNNKRLFYAVPRFEDYIPGRKEV; translated from the coding sequence ATGAAGCTATCCGCGTATCATAAAGCAAAGGGGCATACGGTGGAATGGTGGAACGCAAAGGGGCGGTACGACCTTGTATATAAAAGCCGCGTCTTTACGGACACCTATTCCAAAGACACGATAACCGTTACCAACGCGGAACAGGTTATTTTCGGCGGTACGGGCTACGACACGAAAAACCGCTTGCCGCCGGAAGTGGAACACAGTTACCCGGATTATTCTATCTACCCGCAGTTTTTCGGGATTGCCTACGGCTTTTTAAGCCGGGGTTGTCCGAGAAATTGCGGGTTTTGCATTGTCAGCGGTAAAGAGGGGCGCAAAAGCGTTAAGGTTGCGGATTTGTCCGAGTTTTGGAAATGGCAGCCGGAAATAAAAATCATGGACGCTAATCTGCTTGCCTGTCCCGACCATGAAAATCTCATTGAGCAGCTTATACGAAGCCGCGCATGGGTGGATTTTTCGCAAGGGCTGGATATTCGCCTTGTGAACAGGGATAATGTCAGCCTGTTAAATCGGGTACGGATAAAAGCGGTACATTTTGCATGGGATAATCCCGACGAGGACTTGACCGGGTATTTCCAACGTTTTTTGGATTTGACAGCCATTAAAAGCAGCCGCCAGCGGCGCGTGTATGTTCTTACCAACTACGGCAGCACTCACGAACAGGATTTATACCGCGTGAACACCTTGCGGGCTATGGGCTTTGACCCGTATGTGATGATTTACGAGCGTCCAACCGCCCCGCCTGTTACCCGCCATTTGCAACGATGGGTAAACAACAAGCGGCTTTTCTATGCTGTTCCCCGCTTTGAAGATTACATTCCGGGCAGAAAGGAGGTATGA
- a CDS encoding conjugal transfer protein, with product MDFFNSAVGVLQTLVIALGAGLGIWGAINLMEGYGNDNPGAKSQGMKQLMAGGGVALIGGTLVPLLSKLFG from the coding sequence ATGGATTTCTTTAACAGCGCAGTTGGTGTATTGCAGACTTTGGTTATCGCGCTTGGCGCAGGTCTTGGCATTTGGGGTGCCATTAACTTAATGGAGGGTTACGGCAACGACAATCCCGGAGCCAAAAGCCAGGGCATGAAGCAGCTCATGGCGGGCGGCGGCGTCGCTTTGATCGGCGGCACCCTTGTTCCGCTTCTTTCCAAACTTTTTGGATAA
- a CDS encoding TraM recognition domain-containing protein, producing the protein MKQINYKKLIIPNIPYVFFVYLFDKVGQAVRLAPGADISEKILNITQGFSEAFSNALPSVHPLDLLIGIVGAVVIRLIVYFKGKNARKYRKGAEYGSARWGNAEDIKPYIDPDFQNNIILTQTERLTMNSRPKQPKYARNKNVVVIGGSGSGKTRFFVKPNLMQLHSSYVLTDPKGTVLIECGKLLQRAGYRIKVLNTINFRKSMHYNPFVYIRSEKDVLKVVNTLIVNTKGEGEKSAEDFWVKAERLLYCALIGYIWYEAPAEEMNFTTLLELINASEAREDDEEYQSPVDLLFADLEERSPDHFAVKQYKKYKLAAGKTAKSILISCGARLAPFDIEELRELMSYDELELDTLGDRKTALFLIMSDTDDTFNFVIAILQSQLFNLLCDKADDEYNGKLPVHVRFLLDEFANIGQIPRFDKLIATIRSREMSASIILQSQSQLKAIYRDAAEIILDNADSTLFLGGRGKNAKEISDNLGRETIDSFNTSENRGTQVSHGLNYQKLGKELMTQDEIAVMDGGKCILQLRGVRPFLSDKYDITKHPNYKYLSDFDKRNAFDVERYMSTRPAIVKPDEAFDIYEIDLSDEDAAAEE; encoded by the coding sequence ATGAAGCAGATAAACTACAAAAAGCTGATAATCCCGAATATCCCGTATGTGTTCTTTGTCTATCTCTTTGATAAGGTGGGACAGGCGGTGCGGCTTGCCCCCGGCGCGGATATTTCCGAAAAGATACTCAATATCACACAGGGATTTTCCGAAGCGTTTTCAAATGCCTTGCCGAGCGTTCACCCGTTGGATTTGCTTATTGGCATTGTGGGCGCGGTGGTTATCCGTCTGATTGTCTATTTCAAAGGGAAAAATGCCCGCAAATACCGCAAGGGCGCAGAATACGGCAGCGCACGTTGGGGCAACGCCGAAGATATAAAGCCCTATATCGACCCGGATTTTCAGAACAACATCATTTTGACGCAGACCGAACGCCTTACCATGAACAGCCGCCCGAAGCAGCCGAAATACGCGAGAAATAAAAACGTCGTGGTGATCGGCGGCAGCGGCAGCGGCAAGACAAGGTTTTTCGTAAAGCCTAATTTAATGCAGCTTCATTCTTCCTACGTCTTGACCGACCCGAAAGGCACCGTCCTAATCGAGTGCGGAAAGCTGCTGCAACGGGCAGGCTACCGCATTAAGGTACTGAACACGATAAACTTTCGGAAAAGTATGCACTATAACCCCTTTGTCTATATCCGCAGCGAAAAGGACGTGTTAAAGGTTGTCAATACCCTTATCGTCAATACCAAAGGCGAGGGAGAAAAGAGCGCGGAAGATTTTTGGGTGAAAGCCGAGAGGTTACTATATTGCGCGTTGATCGGCTACATTTGGTATGAAGCCCCCGCCGAGGAAATGAACTTTACAACGCTGCTTGAACTTATCAATGCAAGCGAAGCACGCGAGGACGACGAGGAATACCAAAGCCCCGTTGATCTGCTCTTTGCCGATTTGGAAGAACGCAGCCCCGACCATTTCGCGGTAAAGCAATATAAAAAATACAAATTGGCGGCGGGCAAAACGGCAAAGTCAATCCTTATTTCTTGCGGTGCGCGGCTTGCCCCTTTTGATATAGAGGAACTCCGGGAACTCATGTCCTATGATGAATTGGAACTTGACACATTGGGCGACCGGAAAACCGCGCTTTTCCTCATAATGAGCGATACCGACGACACTTTTAATTTTGTTATCGCTATTTTGCAATCACAGCTTTTCAACTTGCTTTGTGATAAAGCAGACGACGAATACAACGGCAAATTGCCTGTTCACGTCCGCTTTTTGCTTGACGAGTTTGCGAACATCGGACAGATACCCCGCTTCGATAAATTGATTGCTACAATCCGCAGTAGGGAAATGTCCGCTTCTATCATTCTGCAATCGCAGAGCCAGCTAAAAGCCATTTACAGGGACGCGGCAGAAATCATACTTGATAATGCCGACAGCACCTTGTTTTTGGGAGGACGTGGGAAAAATGCAAAAGAGATTTCGGATAACTTGGGACGGGAAACAATCGACAGTTTCAACACTTCCGAAAATCGCGGCACGCAGGTTTCTCATGGACTGAATTATCAAAAATTAGGAAAGGAGCTGATGACACAGGACGAAATAGCAGTTATGGACGGTGGGAAATGTATTTTGCAGCTACGCGGTGTGCGTCCCTTTTTAAGCGACAAATACGACATCACGAAACACCCGAACTACAAATACCTTTCCGACTTCGACAAAAGAAACGCTTTTGACGTGGAACGGTATATGTCTACCCGTCCGGCAATCGTAAAGCCCGATGAAGCCTTTGACATATACGAAATAGATTTGTCCGACGAGGACGCAGCCGCCGAAGAATAA
- a CDS encoding DUF3801 domain-containing protein has translation MQEEVTQKTIALSVNVGKGAARLTEQALQKAIKKFLEQKSKAPHGKQTMRQLMKQNAGVSNIEITDSNIKAFESTAKKYNIDFSLKKVKGEQTRYLVFFKGRDADVMTAAFQEFSAKKLNRDKKPSIRKALAAAKDKAKQLNAARDKVKKIDRGREI, from the coding sequence TTGCAGGAGGAAGTAACCCAAAAAACGATTGCCCTATCCGTCAACGTGGGAAAAGGCGCGGCAAGGCTTACCGAACAGGCGTTACAGAAAGCAATCAAGAAGTTTTTGGAGCAGAAAAGCAAAGCACCGCATGGGAAACAGACCATGCGGCAGCTTATGAAGCAAAATGCGGGGGTTTCCAACATCGAGATCACCGACAGCAATATCAAAGCCTTTGAGAGTACCGCGAAGAAATACAACATAGATTTTTCGCTGAAAAAGGTTAAGGGCGAACAGACCCGTTACCTTGTGTTTTTCAAAGGCAGGGACGCGGACGTTATGACCGCAGCGTTTCAAGAGTTTTCCGCAAAGAAGCTGAACAGGGATAAAAAGCCCTCTATCCGCAAAGCCCTTGCCGCAGCAAAGGACAAGGCGAAGCAGCTTAACGCCGCCCGCGACAAGGTAAAGAAAATAGACAGGGGGCGCGAGATATGA
- a CDS encoding helix-turn-helix domain-containing protein yields the protein MAVFRVERNTGYTVMSNHHLRNKELSLKAKGLLSQMLSLPEDWDYTLAGLSHINREKIDAIREAVKELEKAGYIVRSRERDEKGRLRGADYVIYEQPQPREPEAATSGGQPPILDLPTLENPTLDNPTLEKPTQEKPTLENPTQLNKDISSKEQSITDLSSTHSIPFHSLNPLPYEQDEAAAPPERKRTEAKTNSAIEIYREIIKENIDYDILIQDPKMDKDRLDEIVEIMLETVCTARKTIRIAGDDYPAELVKSKFMKLNSSHVEFVLDCMRENTTKIRNIKQYLKAVLFNAPSTIDSYYTALVNHDFYGSK from the coding sequence ATGGCAGTTTTCAGAGTGGAGCGAAATACGGGATATACCGTTATGAGCAACCACCACTTGCGAAACAAGGAATTGTCCTTAAAGGCAAAGGGCTTGTTGTCGCAAATGCTTTCGCTGCCCGAAGATTGGGATTATACCCTTGCGGGCTTATCCCATATCAACCGGGAGAAGATCGACGCAATCCGCGAAGCGGTAAAGGAACTCGAAAAAGCCGGATATATCGTGCGCAGCCGGGAGCGCGACGAAAAGGGACGCTTGCGGGGCGCAGATTACGTCATATACGAGCAGCCGCAGCCGCGAGAGCCGGAAGCAGCTACCAGCGGCGGACAGCCGCCTATATTGGATTTACCTACATTGGAAAATCCAACATTGGATAATCCAACGTTGGAAAAACCTACGCAGGAAAAACCTACGTTGGAAAATCCAACGCAATTAAATAAAGATATATCAAGTAAAGAACAATCAATTACTGATCTATCAAGTACCCATTCCATTCCTTTCCATTCCCTAAATCCCTTGCCTTATGAGCAGGACGAAGCGGCTGCGCCGCCGGAAAGGAAAAGAACGGAAGCGAAAACAAACAGTGCAATAGAGATTTATCGGGAAATCATCAAAGAAAACATCGACTATGACATTCTCATTCAAGACCCCAAAATGGATAAAGACCGTTTGGACGAGATTGTAGAAATCATGCTGGAAACCGTCTGCACAGCCCGAAAGACAATCCGTATCGCCGGGGACGACTACCCCGCCGAACTTGTCAAATCAAAGTTTATGAAGCTGAACAGCAGCCACGTTGAGTTTGTTTTGGACTGCATGAGGGAGAACACAACCAAAATCCGCAACATCAAGCAGTATCTAAAAGCGGTGCTGTTCAACGCGCCGAGTACCATTGACAGCTACTATACCGCCCTTGTCAATCACGACTTTTACGGCAGCAAATGA
- a CDS encoding XRE family transcriptional regulator produces MNFEKNLSDEQVKELCEEMLQQFQAAPFKEAMAYVNGILRQYPNSEALKLSTARLYMQVLLLVQEEAQANEFLELAKQLAQEVLQSADLENKQLAGILCVNFMSMEQRYEEGLELLQRLPRLADTSALQGTLALKIKDEDEAKQMLQAQLFSHYNQIGMILMNLCSLAMRHHHLDAVNIYLELIEALNRLFGFPLSITTQLYRYTAELQDEERTLRYVKEYIAQLKTMDQLKEQYMAQLHNNPWFDHVQLSGTKLPKGIMQPHVKELLEEMLQCEALSFESVQELLKKEIRMLSRQ; encoded by the coding sequence TTGAATTTTGAAAAAAACCTGAGTGATGAACAGGTCAAGGAGCTGTGCGAGGAAATGCTGCAGCAGTTTCAAGCTGCGCCATTCAAAGAGGCCATGGCGTATGTGAACGGAATTTTACGCCAGTATCCCAATAGTGAGGCCCTGAAATTATCAACAGCACGCTTATATATGCAGGTACTTCTACTGGTACAGGAGGAAGCGCAGGCAAACGAATTTCTGGAGCTGGCGAAGCAGCTGGCACAGGAGGTTTTACAGTCCGCAGATTTGGAAAACAAGCAGCTTGCGGGTATACTCTGCGTAAATTTTATGTCGATGGAGCAGCGCTATGAGGAAGGTCTGGAGCTGCTGCAGAGGCTGCCAAGGCTTGCGGATACCTCTGCTTTACAGGGAACGCTTGCTTTAAAAATCAAGGATGAGGATGAGGCAAAGCAGATGCTGCAGGCCCAGCTGTTCTCACATTATAATCAAATCGGTATGATACTGATGAATTTATGCAGTCTGGCAATGCGTCATCATCACCTGGATGCAGTCAACATCTATCTGGAGCTGATAGAAGCATTAAACCGTTTATTTGGTTTTCCGCTTTCCATCACTACACAGCTATACAGGTATACAGCAGAGCTGCAGGATGAGGAACGTACACTGCGCTATGTAAAGGAATATATTGCACAGCTGAAAACGATGGATCAGCTTAAAGAGCAGTATATGGCGCAGCTGCATAACAATCCATGGTTTGATCATGTACAGCTGAGCGGCACAAAACTGCCGAAGGGAATCATGCAGCCGCATGTAAAGGAGCTGCTGGAGGAGATGTTGCAGTGTGAAGCCCTTTCGTTTGAGAGTGTGCAGGAGCTATTGAAAAAGGAAATACGCATGCTTTCCAGGCAATAA
- a CDS encoding MATE family efflux transporter, which yields MQKKIDLLHGNLYSALLWFALPFLAANLIQVLYGTVDLLVVGWYNSEAQISAVSLGSQITQLLLSFITGLTMGSTVLIAQYAGNGKERDIEASIATTFTLFLLLGILLTVVMLVMTPQLLRLIQTPQEAYQDACSYVYICSMGIIFSFGYNAVSAVLRGLGDAKSPLYFITIACICNIVLDFLLVAGLQMGAAGAAIATTLSQGVSLVLSIIFLRKQKFSFDFHLSSFHIRRDKAFLLLKIGLPISLQEVISAISFLCIAAIINGFGVAASAAAGICNKFEGFAMLPSTAIASAISTVAAQNIGAGNWKRAGKALWISVLFAFSASMIFFIWAGISSESILRIFKAEGAVIIAGQQYLHYFRYDFLLVAFGFTMNGFFNGCGRTLFAMINGIAASLCIRIPLVFILSQYGTHDLTGIGLAIPAATLVSVIAGIIYYRRGKWKQALLV from the coding sequence ATGCAAAAGAAAATAGATTTACTGCATGGCAATTTATATTCGGCCCTGCTGTGGTTTGCCCTGCCCTTTCTGGCAGCTAACCTCATACAGGTGCTGTACGGCACCGTCGATTTGCTGGTAGTGGGATGGTACAATAGCGAAGCGCAGATTTCTGCCGTATCCCTGGGTTCTCAGATTACCCAGCTTCTGCTCTCTTTTATTACCGGTCTGACAATGGGAAGTACCGTACTGATTGCACAATATGCCGGCAACGGAAAAGAAAGGGATATAGAAGCCTCTATTGCGACAACCTTTACCCTTTTTTTGTTGCTGGGAATCCTGTTAACAGTTGTAATGCTGGTGATGACACCACAGCTGCTAAGGCTCATTCAGACACCGCAGGAAGCCTACCAGGATGCCTGCAGTTATGTTTATATATGCAGCATGGGCATTATTTTCAGCTTTGGTTATAATGCTGTCAGTGCTGTTCTCAGAGGGCTGGGAGATGCCAAAAGTCCGTTGTATTTTATCACGATAGCCTGCATATGTAATATCGTACTCGATTTTCTGCTGGTTGCCGGTTTGCAGATGGGGGCTGCAGGAGCTGCCATTGCGACAACACTTTCCCAGGGGGTATCGCTTGTTTTGTCCATCATTTTTCTGCGCAAACAAAAATTCAGCTTTGATTTTCATTTATCCAGCTTTCACATACGAAGGGATAAGGCGTTCCTGCTGTTAAAAATCGGTCTTCCTATTTCCCTGCAGGAGGTTATATCGGCAATTTCATTCCTATGTATAGCTGCTATCATCAATGGCTTTGGCGTCGCTGCCAGTGCCGCTGCCGGTATCTGCAATAAATTTGAAGGCTTTGCCATGCTGCCATCTACGGCCATCGCATCCGCCATCAGTACCGTAGCTGCACAAAATATCGGAGCCGGAAACTGGAAACGTGCTGGAAAAGCCTTATGGATCAGTGTTTTATTTGCATTCAGCGCTTCTATGATTTTCTTTATCTGGGCTGGTATATCGTCTGAGAGTATTTTGCGGATTTTCAAGGCAGAGGGTGCTGTCATCATCGCGGGACAACAATATCTGCATTATTTCCGATATGATTTTCTGCTGGTTGCCTTCGGATTTACAATGAACGGCTTCTTCAATGGCTGCGGACGGACTCTATTCGCCATGATCAACGGAATCGCAGCCTCTCTTTGCATTCGCATCCCTTTGGTATTCATCCTGTCCCAGTATGGAACTCATGATCTTACCGGGATCGGTCTTGCGATTCCTGCGGCAACACTTGTATCTGTGATAGCCGGAATTATCTATTATAGACGTGGAAAATGGAAGCAGGCATTGCTTGTATAA